The following are encoded together in the Hydractinia symbiolongicarpus strain clone_291-10 chromosome 14, HSymV2.1, whole genome shotgun sequence genome:
- the LOC130625698 gene encoding uncharacterized protein LOC130625698 isoform X2, which produces MNSEVSERLDQFQYFQRLNERMSSNALPFIDALIHVESGIGKTQKEGLKNIYYAGSAREGAMLSRLFGPSEYENQRNNKELEVDMEYSLLEIPLSHKQNIENIHDKKGHVRIKCTEDELKIFLAPTN; this is translated from the coding sequence AACGCCTTGATCAATTTCAATACTTCCAAAGATTAAACGAAAGAATGTCTTCAAATGCGCTGCCGTTTATAGACGCGCTGATTCACGTTGAAAGTGGTATTGGTAAAACGCAAAAAGAaggtttgaaaaatatttactaTGCTGGGAGTGCCAGGGAAGGAGCAATGTTGTCTCGATTATTTGGCCCAAGTGAATATGAAAACCAGAGAAATAACAAAGAGTTAGAAGTAGATATGGAATACAGTCTACTTGAAATTCCCCTTTCACATAAACAGAATATTGAGAATATCCACGATAAGAAAGGGCACGTGAGGATCAAGTGTACGGAAGATGAACTAAAGATTTTTTTGGCTCCCACAAATTGA
- the LOC130625698 gene encoding uncharacterized protein LOC130625698 isoform X1 → MRHTMWNYEFVVTCVNTSKFPTNKNSDEYWRRHFKINRPSNEKDWCKKRCRKEYQQCESVFKFNIDADEGNEIGAGMCKNWDKQCNSYCRIYQVGMKPATVRKFDRHAIIIKKGETYVEYCKFKYMDCKRKAISVNGNYQCIRAWTRCRFDCMKYKKLMGIHPNNNNVCQD, encoded by the exons ATGAGGCACACTATGTGGAACTATG AGTTTGTTGTCACTTGTGTTAATACGAGCAAATttccaacaaataaaaattctgATGAGTATTGGAGaagacattttaaaattaaccgACCAAGTAATGAAAAAGATTGGTGCAAGAAAAGATGCAGGAAGGAATATCAACAGTGCGAAAGTGTTTTCAAGTTCAATATAGATGCTGATGAAGGAAATGAAATAGGGGCTGGCATGTGCAAAAATTGGGACAAGCAATGCAACTCTTACTGCAGAATTTATCAAGTTGGTATGAAACCTGCGACCGTTAGAAAGTTTGATCGACACGCGATAATCATCAAAAAAGGGGAAACGTATGTGGAATATTGCAAATTCAAATATATGGATTGCAAAAGAAAAGCTATCAGCGTAAATGGAAATTATCAATGCATTCGTGCGTGGACGCGATGTAGGTTCGATTGTATGAAGTATAAGAAATTGATGGGAATTCATCCTAACAATAACAATGTTTGCCAAGATTAA
- the LOC130625699 gene encoding uncharacterized protein LOC130625699, with protein sequence MDNGRRYKCHCNDGDWKPQATNICFGAKDNSYGNFSLSHTGILTKLKLEHTGATNLTCNTLFGITPSRWGCTADPPGFLKIVITDNENTIIIPKSQPDWGYYIPGYHGQSAVLEFDNLNINANKDKELRIWYTDDLKDEAEYDNVGTSCTNVHAVFCD encoded by the exons ATGGACAACGGAAGGCGATATAAATGTCATTGCAACG ATGGTGATTGGAAGCCACAAGCGACAAATATTTGTTTTGGTGCTAAGGATAACAGTTATGGCAATTTCTCATTAAGTCATACTGGCATTCTCACCAAGTTGAAACTTGAACATACAGGCGCGACAAATCTGACATGCAATACCTTGTTCGGAATTACTCCTTCCAGATGGGGGTGCACTGCTGACCCTCCAGGTTTTCTCAAGATTGTAATCACTGACAATGAAAACACCATTATTATCCCAAAATCACAGCCAGATTGGGGTTATTACATTCCTGGATATCATGGACAGTCGGCTGTCCTTGAATTTGACAATCTAAACATAAATGCGAATAAAGACAAAGAGTTAAGAATCTGGTACACAGATGACTTAAAAGACGAAGCTGAATATGATAACGTGGGAACATCCTGTACAAATGTGCACGCTGTGTTCTGCGATTGA